The Fragaria vesca subsp. vesca linkage group LG2, FraVesHawaii_1.0, whole genome shotgun sequence genome includes a window with the following:
- the LOC101292856 gene encoding sterol 3-beta-glucosyltransferase-like, which produces MGSNGVDHPLKLSEDESVSSPGQSSFRKAKTKRINSGGRSSVLEIFQSKEFDDGSSPRTGLDHWITAPIGTPKNLLIDEHEIKFARSLTERRESRRHDLMLDRLSERDKKKLIVEMVKIQNDGTVEVDLERSAPVASELLELHSVEDVPISLDDTTSSITKSIPRLKIAMLVVGTRGDVQPFLAMAKRFQEFGHRVRLATHANFSTFVKSAGVEFYPLGGDPRVLAGYMARNKGLIPSGPGEISIQRKELKAIIESLLPACTEPDIETGLPFKAQAIIANPPAYGHAHVAEALGVPLHIFFTMPWTPTYEFPHPLARVPQSAGYWLSYIVVDLLIWWGIRSYINDFRKKKLKLAPIAYFSTYHGSISHLPTGYMWSPHVVPKPSDWGSLVDVVGYCFLNHGSKYQPQDEFVQWIQKGPKPIYIGFGSMPLEDPKKTTDIILEALKDTGQRGIIDRGWGDLGNLTEASDNVFQLEDCPHDWLFPQCSAVVHHGGAGTTATGLRAGCPTTIVPFFGDQFFWGDRIHAKGLGPAPIPISQLDVESLSNAIRFMLEPEVKSRALEIAKLIENEDGVAAAVDAFHRQLPPELPLPTASSEEDEPVNPLQWLFLQVEKWCCLPCGS; this is translated from the exons ATGGGAAGTAATGGCGTAGACCATCCGTTGAAATTATCCGAAGATGAAAGTGTTAGCAGCCCAGGACAGA GTTCTTTTCGGAAGGCAAAGACTAAGAGGATTAATTCGGGAGGGCGTTCTTCGGTTCTGGAGATTTTTCAGTCAAAAGAGTTTGATGATGGTTCTTCACCTCGGACAG GTTTGGACCACTGGATCACTGCACCTATTGGCACTCCCAAGAATTTGTTAATTGATGAGCATGAGATTAAATTCGCTAGATCGTTGACGGAGAGGAGGGAAAGTCGCAGGCATGATCTAATGCTGGATAGACTGTCTGAACGTGACAAG AAAAAATTAATTGTTGAGATGGTCAAGATACAAAATGATGGAACAGTAGAAGTTGATTTAGAGAGAAGTGCACCTGTTGCATCTGAATTGTTAGAGCTTCATTCTGTTGAAGATGTGCCCATCAGTCTAGATGATACGACTTCCAGTATAACAAAATCAATTCCAAGATTGAAAATTGCCATGCTTGTGGTTGGAACAAGAGGAGATGTACAGCCTTTTCTAGCTATGGCGAAGAGATTTCAG GAATTTGGTCACCGTGTTAGGTTGGCGACTCATGCTAACTTCAGCACTTTTGTTAAGTCAGCTGGTGTAGAATTTTATCCGTTGGGTGGTGATCCTCGTGTTTTGGCAGGAT ATATGGCCAGAAATAAAGGTCTCATTCCATCTGGACCAGGAGAAATATCTATACAAAGAAAGGAACTAAAGGCAATTATTGAATCTCTTCTGCCGGCTTGCACAGAGCCAGATATAGAAACTGGATTACCTTTTAAGGCACAGGCAATTATTGCGAATCCTCCTGCTTACG GACATGCACATGTTGCTGAAGCTCTTGGAGTACCCCTTCACATTTTCTTCACAATGCCATGGAC GCCTACTTATGAATTCCCTCACCCACTGGCACGGGTGCCTCAGAGTGCTGGTTATTGG CTTTCATATATCGTTGTGGATTTACTGATATGGTGGGGTATTAGGAGTTATATAAATGACTTCAGGAAAAAAAAGTTGAAGCTTGCTCCTATTGCATACTTCAGCACATACCATGGCTCAATATCTCATTTGCCAACAGGGTATATGTGGAGTCCTCATGTTGTACCAAAACCAAGTG ATTGGGGATCTTTAGTGGATGTTGTCGGTTATTGTTTCTTAAACCATGGGTCCAAGTATCAACCTCAAGACGAGTTTGTTCAGTGGATTCAGAAAGGGCCAAAACCTATCTATATTGGATTTGGAAGCATG CCCCTTGAGGATCCCAAGAAAACTACTGATATTATATTGGAGGCGTTGAAAGACACTGGACAGAGAGGAATAATTGATAGAGGTTGGGGAGACCTAGGGAATT TAACAGAAGCATCCGACAATGTTTTCCAATTGGAGGACTGCCCTCATGATTGGCTGTTTCCTCAATGTTCAGCAGTG GTTCATCATGGCGGTGCTGGAACTACAGCTACCGGATTAAGAGCTGGG TGTCCAACAACCATAGTACCATTCTTTGGAGATCAGTTCTTCTGGGGTGATAGGATACATGCGAAAGGACTGGGACCTGCACCAATACCTATATCCCAGCTCGACGTTGAGAGTCTTTCAAATGCTATTAGATTCATGCTGGAGCCAGAG GTTAAATCTCGAGCACTAGAAATAGCAAAGTTGATAGAGAATGAAGACGGTGTTGCAGCTGCAGTTGATGCATTTCACCGGCAATTACCTCCTGAGCTACCATTACCAACTGCATCTTCAGAAGAAGATGAACCTGTAAACCCCTTGCAGTGGCTCTTTCTTCAAGTTGAAAAATGGTGCTGCCTGCCATGTGGTTCGTAA